A part of Paenibacillus donghaensis genomic DNA contains:
- a CDS encoding FCD domain-containing protein yields MTLELHPLQLELELLKELDLANMPVGASTLVYSLGKKYNLSQATIGRKLMELDVEGYTVLKGRKGRLLTAKGSQRVSFLEKELLQKNVNSRLLQVLNHAGEAALLDVLVARRALEREIASLAAVRASSADLKLMEDSIELQLQMLSRGEIPYEEDREFHKLLALAARNQVLLHAVELVWQTSRDFEETAFIRRSVGSALAVDHQRILAAVASRSPEAAEAAMVDHINQMIEDVKRYYALQSGQHLDLRR; encoded by the coding sequence ATGACTCTGGAGCTGCATCCCTTACAGCTGGAACTTGAACTGTTAAAGGAGCTTGATCTGGCAAACATGCCGGTTGGTGCGAGCACATTGGTGTATTCACTCGGTAAAAAATATAATCTGAGCCAGGCCACCATAGGCCGGAAGCTCATGGAGCTGGACGTGGAAGGCTACACGGTGCTTAAAGGAAGAAAAGGGCGGCTGCTCACCGCCAAGGGAAGCCAGCGTGTAAGCTTCCTGGAGAAAGAGCTGCTCCAGAAGAATGTGAATTCCCGCCTGCTGCAGGTGCTGAACCATGCGGGGGAGGCCGCTCTGCTGGATGTATTGGTGGCCAGGCGGGCTCTGGAACGGGAGATAGCTTCTCTGGCTGCAGTGAGGGCTTCCTCAGCAGATCTGAAACTAATGGAGGATTCCATTGAGCTTCAACTGCAGATGCTCTCCAGGGGCGAGATTCCTTATGAGGAGGACCGTGAATTCCACAAGCTGCTGGCTCTCGCGGCTCGCAATCAGGTACTGCTGCACGCCGTAGAGCTGGTATGGCAGACTAGCCGCGATTTCGAAGAGACGGCCTTTATCCGCCGCAGTGTTGGCAGTGCGCTGGCTGTAGATCATCAGCGTATCCTCGCGGCGGTAGCCAGCAGATCGCCGGAAGCAGCTGAGGCGGCAATGGTGGATCATATCAATCAGATGATTGAGGACGTTAAACGGTATTACGCTCTTCAAAGCGGACAGCATCTTGACTTAAGACGGTAA